In Streptomyces sp. NBC_01381, a genomic segment contains:
- a CDS encoding acyl-CoA dehydrogenase family protein: protein MDFGFGVEDEEFRAEARAWLAGRLVGDFAGAVGRGGPGSEHEGGAERRAWERELGRGGWIGLGWDSDSGSVAYGNRRATLTQQVVWAEEYARVRAPGRYGHIGENLLAPTLLAHGTQEQRDEFLPGIARGEALWCQGYSEPGAGSDLAGVRTSAVLDAGSGSYRVTGQKIWTSLAHEADWCFVLARTEAGSRGHAGLSFLLVPMDQPGRIEVRPIRQLTGTSEFNEVFFDGAVASASHVVGGAGNGWRVAMGLLGFERGVSTLVQQIGFAEELAGVVRCALDSGAAVSDPVLRDRLVRQWAELRVMRWNALRTLGSSSGGVGAPSVAKLLWGRWHQRLGELAMGVRGAAAAAGPADWSEESPYELDALQRLFLFTRADTIYGGSDEIQRNIIAERVLGLPREAR, encoded by the coding sequence GTGGACTTCGGGTTCGGCGTCGAGGACGAGGAGTTCCGGGCCGAGGCGCGGGCATGGCTCGCCGGGCGTCTCGTCGGCGACTTCGCCGGTGCGGTCGGGCGGGGCGGGCCGGGGAGTGAGCACGAGGGTGGGGCTGAACGGCGTGCCTGGGAACGGGAGTTGGGGCGCGGCGGTTGGATCGGGCTCGGGTGGGATTCGGACTCGGGCTCGGTCGCGTACGGGAATCGGCGGGCGACGCTGACCCAGCAGGTCGTCTGGGCCGAGGAGTACGCGCGCGTGCGGGCGCCCGGACGGTACGGGCACATCGGCGAGAACCTGCTCGCGCCGACGCTCCTCGCGCACGGCACGCAGGAGCAGCGGGACGAGTTCCTGCCGGGCATCGCGCGCGGGGAAGCCCTGTGGTGCCAGGGGTACAGCGAGCCCGGTGCGGGGTCCGATCTGGCGGGGGTGCGGACCAGCGCGGTGCTGGATGCCGGGTCGGGGTCGTATCGGGTGACCGGGCAGAAGATCTGGACCTCGCTCGCGCATGAGGCCGACTGGTGTTTTGTGCTGGCTCGGACCGAGGCCGGGTCTCGAGGGCACGCGGGGCTCTCGTTCCTGCTGGTGCCGATGGACCAGCCGGGGCGGATCGAGGTGCGGCCCATCCGGCAGTTGACCGGGACCAGCGAGTTCAACGAGGTGTTCTTCGACGGGGCGGTCGCCAGTGCCTCGCATGTTGTGGGCGGCGCCGGCAACGGGTGGCGCGTGGCCATGGGGCTGCTCGGGTTCGAGCGGGGCGTGTCGACACTGGTCCAACAGATCGGATTTGCGGAGGAGTTGGCAGGGGTCGTGCGGTGCGCTCTTGATTCGGGGGCCGCTGTGTCCGATCCCGTGCTGCGGGACCGGCTGGTGCGGCAGTGGGCCGAGCTGCGGGTCATGCGGTGGAACGCGCTGCGTACGTTGGGGAGTTCGAGCGGTGGAGTGGGGGCGCCGAGCGTGGCCAAGTTGCTGTGGGGCCGGTGGCATCAGCGGCTCGGGGAGCTGGCGATGGGGGTGCGGGGGGCTGCCGCGGCAGCGGGTCCTGCGGACTGGAGCGAGGAGTCCCCGTACGAACTCGACGCTCTGCAGCGGCTCTTCCTCTTCACGCGGGCCGACACGATCTACGGCGGCTCGGACGAGATTCAGCGGAACATCATCGCCGAGCGGGTGCTCGGTCTGCCGAGGGAGGCTCGATGA